A stretch of the Pseudomonas sp. ACM7 genome encodes the following:
- a CDS encoding pyridoxal phosphate-dependent aminotransferase, protein MQVSKSNKLANVCYDIRGPVLKHAKRLEEEGHRILKLNIGNPAPFGFEAPDEILQDVIRNLPTAQGYSDSKGLFSARKAVMQYYQQKQVEGVGIEDIYLGNGVSELIVMSMQALLNNGDEVLVPAPDYPLWTAAVSLSGGNPVHYLCDEQANWWPDLADIKAKITPNTKALVIINPNNPTGAVYSKEVLLGMLELARQHNLVVFSDEIYDKILYDDAVHICTASLAPDLLCLTFNGLSKSYRVAGFRSGWIAISGPKHHAQSYIEGIDMLANMRLCANVPSQHAIQTALGGYQSINDLVLPNGRLLEQRNRTWELLNDIPGVSCVKPMGALYAFPRIDPKVCPIHNDEKFVLDLLLSEKLLVVQGTAFNWPWPDHFRVVTLPRVDDLDMAIGRIGNFLKSYRQ, encoded by the coding sequence ATGCAGGTCAGCAAATCGAACAAGCTCGCCAACGTCTGCTACGACATTCGCGGCCCAGTGCTCAAGCACGCCAAACGCCTGGAAGAGGAAGGCCATCGCATCCTCAAGCTGAACATCGGCAACCCGGCGCCTTTTGGTTTCGAAGCGCCGGATGAAATCCTTCAGGATGTCATCCGCAACCTGCCGACTGCTCAGGGCTACAGCGATTCCAAAGGTCTGTTCAGCGCCCGCAAGGCCGTGATGCAGTACTACCAGCAAAAGCAGGTAGAAGGCGTCGGCATTGAAGACATCTATTTGGGCAACGGCGTTTCCGAGCTGATCGTGATGTCGATGCAGGCCCTGCTCAACAACGGCGACGAAGTGCTGGTGCCGGCCCCGGACTACCCGCTGTGGACCGCCGCGGTGAGCCTGTCGGGCGGCAACCCGGTGCATTACCTGTGCGACGAGCAGGCCAACTGGTGGCCGGATCTGGCCGACATCAAGGCCAAGATCACCCCGAACACCAAAGCACTGGTGATCATCAACCCGAACAACCCGACCGGCGCGGTGTATTCGAAAGAAGTCCTGTTGGGCATGCTGGAACTGGCCCGTCAGCACAACCTGGTGGTTTTTTCCGACGAGATCTACGACAAGATTCTGTACGACGATGCCGTGCACATCTGCACGGCTTCCCTGGCGCCAGACCTGCTGTGCCTGACGTTCAACGGTCTGTCCAAGTCCTATCGCGTGGCGGGTTTCCGTTCCGGCTGGATCGCCATTTCAGGCCCTAAACACCACGCCCAGAGCTACATCGAAGGCATCGACATGCTGGCCAACATGCGTCTGTGTGCCAACGTGCCGAGCCAACATGCGATCCAGACCGCCCTCGGCGGCTACCAGAGCATCAATGATCTGGTATTGCCCAACGGACGACTGTTGGAACAGCGCAATCGCACCTGGGAATTGCTCAACGACATTCCCGGCGTGAGCTGCGTCAAGCCAATGGGCGCGCTGTATGCGTTCCCACGGATCGACCCGAAAGTCTGCCCGATCCATAACGACGAGAAATTCGTGCTCGACCTGCTGCTGTCGGAGAAGCTGCTGGTGGTTCAAGGCACCGCCTTCAACTGGCCATGGCCGGACCATTTCCGTGTGGTGACCCTGCCGCGCGTGGACGACCTGGACATGGCCATCGGACGTATCGGCAACTTCCTCAAGTCCTATCGCCAGTAA